A single region of the Eleginops maclovinus isolate JMC-PN-2008 ecotype Puerto Natales chromosome 16, JC_Emac_rtc_rv5, whole genome shotgun sequence genome encodes:
- the gpatch8 gene encoding G patch domain-containing protein 8 isoform X3: MGMGRMEMELDYAEDATEKRRVLEVEKEDTEELRQKYKDQVEKEKAIAKALEDLRANFYCELCDKQYTKHQEFDNHINSYDHAHKQRLKELKQREFARNVSSRSRKGGKKQEKMLRKLHELAEQRKQQDRTPGSGPMFKPTTVAVDGETLEDGDIMPENIALTELVPEAPIVEKSEEASPKAAPTISFSLGRNNSSSPTPSSASKVSVSFSFAKKAPVKLETAAAVFADHGEEAMEEEWSQDGEKAGGQEEVSGSSSDSPKGGEGEGEGGSEAGESISVAVTEDAQQPDDGASLASTLNKLKMMMKREEGYAGQEPEYYHYIPPVHCRVKPHFQFLLFMKATDQCLIKADEDEEEVQEENKVEDTTKQTEPHEEEECKPEEEAADNVPPSPDPEPTPPSPEAKTEDVPSLAAETVSLPSSPVQKAESTQDTQDSNSGPKVPTGPFFPVLSKDESTTLQWPSELLEFTKSQPSLSYSCNPLYFDFKLSRNKGVRAGKATKSPKPCEASNDKGQEMGASAAGADANTKAGTSTDNDKPTKKAELEQVEGEEQKLPTGSSSAKKKKKKKKHKKSAKHSKRKGKDGKGAKEDAEGETEATQEKPKKKKKHKRKKNKNKDPSPEEAAGEEKEKAKPKSEDKTAASSVQPTTGGGAATGSTGAESGKRKRANKEVPSKSGAEEGGAGKSNDKINSSEEHSGAKRQKTDSSASQSASCSSSAQKNPGPGRPPSSESEEEGGSNTKRSRHHRSSPREQRRHHSEESRRSCSRSSRRGERRGSSRRRHRGQTSRSHSYSSSSERSSAGSSAYSHRSRSYSDSYSDYSKEGRRRRHSKRSSDSEYERRGSRGRRRSRRHRSSSSSSEESRSRSRSYSRRKRHRRHHRSSSRSSSSWSRSTSPRSWRRSYSRSHSSASRSSSSTKGSARRRAPRARVESDAQRRDFNRSCIYRSQSPRSSSSRGLNRNTHSSSSQSLRTGGSRDAGEQKNSLTARQLLEKVQSKKSSDDSTATKSGSKIKDPPQGYFGPKLPPTLGSKAMLPLFGKLQAGKKPLFPLTRPVEVEKSGAGKCTEAEVILVEPIREFPPPPPPPAPPVQKVEEAPQITVVQEETQLPAVEAPVHQEPLPLFDHESSMAMAQYQGDQDPSQNPMMESLMPEMQHQQLQMHAYPAYPPPSLEEECMEAEEDGLAPLESQPITFTPEEMEKYGKLQQAAQQHIQQQLMAKQVKTFPSAAAAAAAAAANLAQPPPPPTLQQIHIQQPTVSMASGTSITTVQHAILQHHAAAAAAMGIHPHPAHAHHPHPAHAQLAQVHHIPQHHLTPISLSPLGHSLSHSLGHSLGHSLGHAGLIPAHHTAFLSGQPIHIIPASALHHGPLALHHHIPHALYPTLFSPRPSQAAAAAALQLHPLLHPIFSGQDLQHPPNHGS; this comes from the exons ATGGGGATGGGACGCATGGAGATGGAG CTGGACTATGCAGAGGACGccacagagaagagaagagtgCTCGAGGTGGAGAAGGAAGACACAGAAGAACTACGGCAAAAATACAAG GACCAGGTGGAAAAGGAGAAAGCCATTGCCAAGGCTTTGGAAGACCTGAGAGCCAATTTCTACTGTGAGCTATGTGACAAACAGTACACCAAACACCAGGAGTTCGACAACCACATCAACTCTTACGACCACGCTCACAAGCAG AGGCTTAAGGAGCTCAAGCAGAGAGAGTTTGCTCGTAATGTGTCGTCTCGCTCCCGGAAAGGtggaaaaaagcaagaaaagaTGCTGCGCAAATTGCATGAGTTGGCCGAGCAGAGGAAACAACAGGACCG CACTCCAGGAAGTGGGCCCATGTTCAAACCCACCACAGTGGCGGTGGACGGAGAGACTTTAGAAGACGGCGACATAATGCCCGAAAACATTGCTTTGACAGAGCTTGTCCCGGAAGCACCCATTGTAGAAAAAAGTGAGGAAGCCTCCCCGAAAGCAGCTCCAACCATCAGCTTCTCTCTGGGGAGGAACAACTCCTCATCCCCGACCCCTAGCTCGGCATCCAAAGTGAGTGTGTCCTTCTCCTTCGCCAAGAAAGCCCCGGTCAAGCTGGAAACAGCAGCCGCAGTGTTCGCTGATCATGGCGAGGAGGCAATGGAGGAAGAATGGTCACAGGATGGAGAAAAGGCTGGAGGGCAAGAGGAGGTTTCTGGCAGCAGCTCGGACAGCCCTAAGGGAGGGGAAGGAGAAGGTGAAGGAGGAAGTGAAGCAGGAGAGAGCATCAGTGTGGCAGTGACAGAAGATGCGCAGCAGCCTGACGACGGAGCCTCTCTAGCCTCCACTCTCAACAAactgaagatgatgatgaagagagaggaagggtaTGCAGGACAGGAGCCTGAGTACTATCACTATATCCCTCCGGTTCACTGCCGGGTGAAGCCTCACTTCCAGTTCCTGCTGTTCATGAAGGCCACTGATCAATGTCTGATCAAAGCAgatgaggacgaggaggaggtgcaggaggaaaataaagttgAAGATACGACTAAACAGACGGAGCCCCACGAGGAAGAGGAATGCAAAcctgaagaagaagcagcagataATGTCCCTCCATCCCCTGACCCAGAGCCGACTCCTCCGTCGCCTGAAGCAAAGACGGAGGATGTCCCTTCCCTCGCAGCAGAGACCGTCTCATTACCCTCTTCCCCTGTTCAGAAGGCCGAGAGCACACAGGATACGCAGGATTCCAACTCGGGTCCTAAAGTCCCCACAGGGCCCTTCTTCCCAGTCCTGAGCAAAGATGAGAGCACGACCCTGCAGTGGCCCTCTGAGCTCCTCGAATTCACCAAATCCCAGCCCTCCCTGTCTTACAGCTGCAACCCGCTCTACTTTGACTTCAAGCTGTCCCGCAACAAAGGAGTGCGTGCTGGGAAAGCAACAAAGTCTCCAAAGCCCTGTGAAGCATCTAACGACAAGGGGCAAGAGATGGGGGCTTCAGCAGCTGGAGCAGACGCAAACACTAAAGCTGGGACCAGCACCGACAATGACAAGCCCACTAAAAAAGCAGAGCTTGAGCAAGTAGAAGGAGAGGAGCAAAAGCTTCCGACCGGGAGCAGTAGTgccaagaagaaaaagaaaaagaagaagcacaAGAAATCTGCAAAGCACTCCAAACGCAAAGGAAAAGACGGGAAGGGAGCCAAAGAAGATGCAGAGGGCGAGACCGAGGCAACACAAGAGAAgcccaagaagaagaagaaacacaaacgaaagaagaacaaaaacaaggatCCCAGTCCAGAGGAGGCAGCtggggaggaaaaggaaaaagccAAACCAAAGTCAGAAGATAAAACCGCGGCCTCGTCTGTTCAGCCGACCACTGGAGGTGGAGCAGCTACGGGGAGCACAGGAGCGGAGTCAGGGAAGAGAAAACGTGCCAATAAGGAAGTGCCTTCTAAGTCtggagcagaggagggaggagctGGAAAAAGCAATGACAAAATCAACTCCTCAGAGGAGCACAGTGGCGCCAAGCGACAAAAGACTGACTCCAGCGCGTCTCAGAGtgcctcctgctcctcctcagctCAGAAGAACCCCGGTCCGGGTCGCCCGCCCAGCAGCGAGAGTGAAGAGGAAGGGGGCTCTAACACCAAGCGCTCACGGCATCACAGGTCAAGTCCTCGGGAACAACGGCGTCACCACAGCGAGGAATCCAGGCGCTCCTGCAGCCGCTCTTCCAGGCGGGGGGAGAGACGGGGCAGCAGTCGCCGGCGCCATCGCGGCCAAACCTCCCGCAGCCACTCGTACTCCAGCAGCTCCGAGCGCTCCTCGGCCGGCAGTAGCGCCTACAGCCACCGCAGCCGCAGCTACTCCGACAGCTACAGCGACTACAGCAAAGAGGGCCGCCGGCGGAGGCACTCCAAGCGCTCCTCAGACTCTGAGTACGAGCGGAGAGGAAGCCGAGGACGCAGGCGATCCAGGAGACAtcgctcctcctcttcctcctcagaagAATCCCGCTCACGTTCTCGCAGCTACAGCCGCAGGAAGAGGCACCGGCGGCACCATCGGAGCAGCTCCAGAAGCTCCAGCAGCTGGAGCCGCAGCACCAGCCCGAGGTCCTGGAGACGCAGCTACAGCCGCAGCCACAGCTCCGCGAgccgctcctccagctccaccaAGGGCTCTGCTCGCCGCCGAGCTCCCAGGGCCCGTGTGGAAAGTGACGCACAGCGCAGGGACTTCAACCGCTCCTGCATCTACCGCTCCCAGTCTCcgcgctcctcttcctcacgaGGCCTTAACCGCAACACCCACTCCTCCAGCTCGCAGTCTCTGAGGACAGGGGGGTCCCGGGACGCAGGAGAGCAGAAGAACAGCCTCACTGCACGCCAGCTGCTGGAGAAGGTCCAGTCCAAAAAGAGCTCCGATGATTCCACAGCAACAAAATCTGGGAGTAAGATTAAGGATCCTCCACAGGGATACTTTGGACCCAAACTCCCCCCCACTCTGGGAAGCAAAGCCATGCTGCCGCTTTTCGGTAAGCTGCAGGCAGGAAAGAAACCCCTGTTCCCCCTCACCAGACCTGTGGAGGTGGAGAAATCAGGAGCCGGGAAGTGTACTGAGGCAGAAGTTATCCTGGTAGAGCCTATACGGGagttcccccctcccccaccaccGCCAGCTCCCCCGGTGCAGAAGGTTGAGGAGGCCCCACAGATCACAGTTGTGCAAGAGGAGACGCAGCTTCCCGCCGTAGAAGCTCCTGTTCACCAGGAGCCCCTGCCGCTGTTCGACCATGAGTCTTCCATGGCCATGGCCCAGTACCAAGGAGACCAGGACCCCTCTCAGAACCCCATGATGGAGTCCCTCATGCCAGAAATGCAGCATCAGCAGCTTCAGATGCATGCCTACCCTGCTTACCCCCCACCCAGTCTAGAGGAGGAGTGCATGGAGGCGGAGGAGGACGGCCTGGCTCCGTTAGAGAGTCAGCCCATCACCTTCACCccggaggagatggagaagtaCGGCAAGCTGCAGCAGGCGGCGCAGCAGcacatccagcagcagctcatggCCAAGCAGGTGAAGACGTTCCCCTcagctgctgccgctgctgctgccgccgctgCCAACCTGGCccagcccccccctccccccaccctgCAGCAGATCCACATCCAGCAGCCCACTGTGTCCATGGCCTCTGGCACATCCATCACCACCGTGCAGCACGCCATCCTGCAGCACCacgcagctgcagcagcagccatgGGCATCCACCCACACCCTGCTCATGCCCACCACCCACACCCTGCACACGCCCAGTTAGCCCAGGTACACCACATTCCCCAACATCACCTCAcccccatctccctctctcctctgggccactccctcagtcactctcTGGGACACTCTCTGGGACACTCACTCGGACACGCGGGGCTGATCCCCGCCCACCACACCGCCTTCCTCTCCGGGCAGCCCATACACATTATCCCAGCGTCTGCACTTCACCACGGCCCCTTAGCCCTCCACCACCATATTCCACATGCACTCTACCCCACACTTTTTTCCCCCCGCCCCTCACaggctgctgcagcagcagctctccaaCTTCACCCGCTGCTACACCCCATCTTCTCAGGGCAGGACCTCCAGCACCCACCCAACCATGGCTCTTGA